The following coding sequences are from one Leishmania major strain Friedlin complete genome, chromosome 36 window:
- a CDS encoding putative xylulokinase, with amino-acid sequence MYAGIDIGTSGIKIALMRSDGQIADSASAPLTVSSPHPLWNEQDPDSWWMAINSAMNVLKKRQDMSSVRAIGLSGQMHGATLLDKNHKVLRPCILWCDGRCYRECEELEKAVPKSREITGNLMMPGFTAGKLLWVKKHEPEIFAKVNKVLLPKDYVRFLMTGDFASEMSDSSGSMWMDTGKRDWNDDILRATGLSRANMPKLYEGSEITGKLSADVAKRWNMNCVPVVGGGGDNEAGAVGAGLFKPGQAMLSLGTSGVYFVVSDGFHYNTKEAVHSFCHALPERWHLMSVILSCAVCLEWAAKLTRCRSVDEFVGEAMTAKNFDERPLYFLPHLAGERTPHNNPNAKGVFFGLTSHHSRPELARAVLEGVSFAMSQGMDAVHRCGVEPSNIALIGGGSRSRFWRQMLADVSGYPMDYCIGSEVGPALGACRLAQIAVEKRPLEELLPCLPLKETHMPDMKKHEQYKKRRVIYDELYKQLKPIMNAKL; translated from the coding sequence ATGTACGCCGGTATTGACATTGGTACCTCGGGCATCAAGATTGCCTTGATGAGGAGTGACGGGCAAATCGCCGACAGTGCCTCTGCCCCCCTGACGGTGTCCAGCCCGCACCCGCTGTGGAATGAGCAGGACCCTGACTCGTGGTGGATGGCCATCAATAGCGCCATGAACGTGCTCAAGAAGCGCCAGGACATGAGCAGCGTCCGCGCGATTGGCCTGTCGGGCCAGATGCACGGTGCCACGCTCCTCGACAAGAACCACAAGGTGCTGCGTCCGTGCATCCTCTGGTGCGACGGCCGCTGCTACCGTGAGTGCGAGGAGCTCGAGAAGGCAGTGCCCAAGTCGCGCGAAATCACCGGTAACCTGATGATGCCCGGCTTTACAGCTGGTAAGCTTCTGTGGGTCAAGAAGCACGAGCCGGAGATCTTCGCCAAGGTAAACAAAGTGCTGCTCCCGAAAGACTACGTCCGCTTCCTCATGACTGGCGACTTTGCCTCTGAGATGTCGGACTCCTCCGGGTCCATGTGGATGGACACAGGCAAGCGCGACTGGAATGATGACATTCTGCGCGCGACCGGGCTTAGCCGCGCCAATATGCCGAAGCTGTATGAGGGGTCGGAGATTACCGGCAAGCTGTCGGCGGACGTGGCGAAGCGCTGGAACATGAACTGCGTGCCAGTggtgggcggtggcggcgacaatGAAGCCGGCGCTGTCGGTGCAGGTCTCTTCAAGCCGGGCCAGGCGATGCTGTCCCTCGGAACGTCGGGCGTGTACTTTGTCGTCTCTGACGGCTTCCACTACAACACGAAGGAGGCGGTCCACAGCTTCTGCCACGCGCTTCCGGAGCGCTGGCACCTGATGTCGGTCATCCTCAGCTGCGCTGTGTGCCTGGAGTGGGCTGCGAAGCTAACAAGGTGCAGGAGCGTCGACGAATTCGTGGGCGAAGCGATGACGGCGAAGAACTTCGATGAGCGTCCCTTGTACTTCCTGCCCCACCTCGCCGGCGAGCGCACGCCGCACAACAACCCGAACGCGAAGGGCGTCTTCTTTGGCCTCACCTCCCACCACAGCCGCCCAgagctggcgcgcgcggtgctggagggcgTGAGCTTTGCCATGTCTCAGGGCATGGACGCCGTGCACCGCTGCGGTGTGGAGCCGAGCAATATTGCCctcatcggcggcggctcgcgcagccgcttctgGCGCCAGATGCTGGCCGATGTCAGCGGCTACCCGATGGACTACTGCATCGGCTCGGAGGTGGGCCCTGCCCTCGGCGCCTGCCGCCTCGCACAAATTGCCGTAGAGAAGCGCCCCCTGGAGGAGCTACTGCCTTGCCTGCCGCTGAAGGAGACTCACATGCCCGACATGAAGAAGCACGAGCAGTACAAGAAACGCCGCGTGATCTACGACGAGCTGTACAAGCAGCTGAAACCCATCATGAACGCCAAGCTGTAA